The following nucleotide sequence is from Solea senegalensis isolate Sse05_10M linkage group LG19, IFAPA_SoseM_1, whole genome shotgun sequence.
tcatttctctgcCCACCAAGTAGTTGTGGTATGAGCGGATTTAACTCTCCCTGGCTGGCAAAGTATTCTGAgacaatcattaaaaacaaataaaaccaactTTCGAAATTCCTTACCAATCAAAGGTAGCACAAAGATCAGcctacatttatttaagttCAAACTATCTTTGCAATATGTAAatacagtgtgtaatatttacatACTGCAATGATGATACATTTTCAGTATATTGTGCAGGCCTAATTTAGAGGCTTGTCTTTATTCTGTTGTGCTCAGGTATTCATATTTTGTCTATTGTTTGTATGTGAATATAATTTGTTTTGATTGGTGTTTTCATTGCACTCAATGAATAGTTTTACCGCAAAGTAATTTACAACACTTGGAAAACATGAATGCAACCACAAACTTTATACACTCTAATCAGCGTAACCGTATTAATGTACTGAAACATGAAGTTAGGTGAGATGTACGTTGTTTAACATCCCATTCGCTTACATTGCAGACAAAGCCACAAATCCActcaacagagacacagactggATCAGCATCCATGCCTTCTGTTACCAGCTCAACAATGAATTGGAAGGGTAAGTCGAGGTCCCTAGTATTTTTAATAATAGTCTGGTTGTTGCTCATTTCAAGTTTAATATCCGATTCAGTAATGTTTACATACTGAATTCTCTTGAAAAACCGTGAATGtctatttcatatatttatggCTATATATAGGGGTATTGCTATacgattgtcttgcaatatattgattatcacagaattgctGTATCACATTATTGGTATCATGAGGTACCTTGTGATTCTTACCCTTACTCCATGTGTCTTTCAACACTAGGccaaaaataattttattttctttaaggCATGAAAGACTGAAAGGCGTCTGTTTGGAGAATAAAAGAACTTTAACATTTGTTGGCAGCTATTGAAGGGTTATATTAACTTAATAGCTGTTAATACAACAGTATGATAACACTGATTTAAAGTTGCAGCACATTTTGTGTCCAGTGTTCCAACATTCATCGTTGTTTGTTACCTGTCACAGACCTCAGCTGGCCAccagactcctggctcacaagATCCAGTCACCACAGGAGTGGGAGGCCATGCAGGCCCTGCTGGTGAGTTCACATCTGAACGAgaatccttccatccatccttccattttctaccgctttatcctccacacgagggtcacagggagtgctgtgccaatctcagctgacatagggcgataggcggggtacaccctgaacagttCTGAACAAGAATCCGTCAGTCAGAATTACCTTcacctctttcacactaaactTAGCCGGTGAACTCTCACTCTCATTTCCATTGCTAGAGGTTGGTCTGACCTGTGTTGTCTTTCAGTCAATCTTATAATTGTTAAGTTGTTAAGTCATGTTCTCTTcaaacattcatggctaacaTCCTGAAGAGTAATGCGTGCTGGAAATGGACATGGACATTTGCATCACTGCCCAAAATAATTTTggagttttgtgttttacactAATGCTGATTAAAAACCCACATGCATTGTCTGAGTCAGATTGAACGGGATTTAACTGACTTTTGAGATTTTCAAGCAAGTCAGTGTTCATAACACTTATTGCATTCTGTTTCATTGCAAGGTTCTGGAGACATGTATGAAAAACTGTGGGAAAAGGTTTCACAGTGAAGTAGGCAAGTTCCGGTTTCTAAATGAACTAATCAAAGTGGTTTCTCCAAAGGTAAGACTTTCCAAACGTTCCTCTTGGTTTACTGGTaacaatgttgttttatgttcatgagtaaacatgtaaatcaatgagggtttttttttctgctcagtaCCTGGGCTCACGGTCACCAGAGCCAGTAAAAAAGAAGGTTTTAGAGTTGATCTACAGCTGGACTCTGGGTTTACCTGAGGAGGCCAAGATCTCAGACGCCTATCAGATGCTGAAGAAACAAGGTGAGATGAGAAATCAACAAAAGTAGTTACAAGCACAACACATACCAATAAGGAGCATAGCAACAAATAACTAGAGTGATGAAAAGCATTTCATTCTCTGTCTCATTCATATTGTGTCTGTGAATCAGGGATTATTAAACAAGACCCAGAACTTCCACCTGACAAACTACTGAACCTTCCTCCACCAAGACCCAAGAATGCCATTTTTGAGGATGAGGAGAAGTCAAAAGTACGGAttcaattgtaaaaaaaaatatagagtactgtgcaaaagtttcaggcaccaccagctctgttgttttttctgtctatcaaattctgtgatcattggaatgAAGTGATGGGACTTAAAGCCGGTCAtttgtatgtaatgctcaagcatgtcttgaataaacctggcgtaatagacattttattaatagataaataaaacacaggatttaccagtaacattaattatggttccactccagtattaacagagctgtgttattgttcaagtgtaagggtagatcatgctaaatacttgacacctgtagaggatgtttttttttttaaaacaacaaaaataactgctacatattttctggatgtgttccagtaaagtgaaatacaaagaattatcctctattgtcattatagcattgctaaaacaacaaatctaatggtggcctaagacttctgcacagtactgtgtatTCTGAAAACCTCATGAAAATATGTTTGAAAATCTCACCTGAGCTCGTTTCACACCCACtggattattttctcttgtGTATGATTGTGCTCGTCTCTCCTTTCATTATTATGATAATGTGAGACCATTCACTCAGATTTCACTCTGAACTGCAACTACCTGTTGTTTCAGACGCTGTCTCGTCTGTTGAATAGCTCGCACCCCGATGACTTGAAAGCCGCCAACAATCTTATCAAGGAAATGGTCCAGGAGGTAAACCTCTTTCCTCCCCttcatatgctttttttttttataacttgcatgtttgtgttatgCACTACCAATACTTTGTAGTCTGAAGAAAAGCAATAAAATCACAGACCACTGCACTCATAGAAGGAACATTCACTTAATGAGGAAATGGGTCGACTGCCCTGGGGGGGGGGCTTGTGTTGCTGGCAGTGATTCAGCAGGAGTACAGTTTCAATTTGCCCTGATTTAAGAGAAGCTGATACAGGGAGCtgctctttctgtctttcaccCGAATGTACTTCTGCATTCCTGCCTTTCCTACATGTGCACGTGTGTCTGGTCACACCCTGTTCTGCAGGTTTGTCACTTGTGAATTTGCGTCTCACTACTTTTTAGGATCAGAGGCGAGCAGAGAAGGTTTCAAAGAGGGTGAACGCCATTCACGAGGTGAAGGAGAGCGTCTCCCTGCTGACTCAGCTTCTGCAGGACTATGACAGCACTGCCAGCAACCAGAGCAATGCTGAACTGCTGCAGGTGATCTAAAAGATGAATGTAGACTCACACAGTTCAACGTTTGATTGGTTGCCCTTGGAGCTCTTGGTTGCAAGGTTGTAAtgcggtgtgtttgtgttgtgtggtcAGGACCTGTACCAGCGCTGTGAGAAAATGAGACCCACTCTGTTCAGACTGGCGAGTGATACAGAGGACAATGATGAGGCCCTGGGTGGGTGTtccttgttttttcctctctgtcgtTAAATATCATGAAAATGGGAGAAATTTCATGACTTCTCTAGAAATGTTCTTTATCCTCATCACATAGAGCAAGTATAACAATTTTCACTTCCTGCTTCTCTTGTCTTCATTAGTGATAAAAAGAATTTGTACTAAGATTAgtcaaaacatttccaaaactTTCATCCACTTTACAGAACTTTGACCTTAATTAGTGCCAGAACAGACAAAAGCGTGAACTTATGAGGCAAACCCCCTTTAAAACATCCAGTTAGCCAATGTgccttttattgttttgattgagagtcTCCTAGTGGCCGAAATGATATTCTGCTAATTATTGTTACTAGTTCCTAGGGTTTGCATTTACTTTTCCCCATGAGCCCACAGAGCTGCTAAAATGAATTATCccttgtattcattcattttcttattcACCACTCAATGAAGTGTCTCCTACAGACATGCCATGTGATGCATATCAGGTCTATGATAATGACAagtatttttctgtctttccacAGCAGAGATCCTGCAGGCCAACGACAGCCTGACTCACGTCATCAACCTCTACAAACAGCAGGTGAAGGGGGAGATAGTAAACGGCAACAACACgctaaacacacagaaacaaacggGTGAGTGAACTTacaggttgttttgtttttttaataggaATTTGGCAGTTTTGCCAAATGCAGGTTTGAAGCATTTGGCGTTTTCAAATTAACCGTCTTTAATCTATTTCTCTCAGGAGGGACAGCGCTGCTCGATCTGTCAGGACTGGACACATCACCCCAGTCACCTCCGTCCTTCCCAGAGTTCCCCACACCCACAGACAGCCTCAATGCCCCGTCACAGGAGATGGGGATAAGTCTCCTCGACGACGAGCTCATGTCACTTGGTGAGAGCGTCTCAGGAAAGAACAGAGCTTTTTGGTTCAGTCTTGGTTCAATTATATTTGGACTTAGTTTTGAAGAATACCCGCTGAGAAATTGGCAGGTTTGGATTGGGGAGGAAAACTTGGAAACACAATGAAAGTGTTGTTTCATTGCTAAAGAATACTGTAACCCTTGTGCATCCTGCAGGTTTAAGTGAAGGAACACACACCTCCAACCCTGCCTCACAGCCTGAAGACTCCACAGCCTGGGACTCCTTCCAGGTGAGTGTTAAACTCCTGTAGTCACTGCTAAGATCCAGTGGcagcttgtttttatgtcaatgaGCATAATGGCTGAAATGACTAAGGCAGTATAATCAACATTTGTACCACTATTTTTCCTCACACAATCGCCGTCTATGTGCAGTCATCTGAAAGCATAGAGGCAGATGTTCCTGCAGTACCAAGTCTCCTGCTTAGTCCAGAaccaccctccctctctcagccTCTCTCCTCTGGCTCCACTCCTGTAAACTCTGCCCTGGACGAGCTGGACCTGCTGGGGAAGACACTGCTGCAGCAGTCAATGCCACCAGAGGGCCTGCAGGTTAAATGGTATTCAACTCACATGGCTATCTTGCATCGGCTTCTTTTACTATGTATCCCACTCTCATGTAGCTGCAACCTTGAACTGTAAAGGTGAACtaaagcaatattttttttttagggacaAGCAACAGTGCAAACCTACTCTGAGAGATCTGCAGAGCAAGTCTGGGCCCAACGTTACACCAAACCCCATCCCGGTCTTTTCCTCTGAACACGCTGTTCCTCTCAACTCTCAGTCGAGTCTCGGGACCACATTGCTGGACATTTCCcagactcacacagagacaccttCTGCTGAAATCACCCTGACTGATGTTTTTGTACCGCTAGAATCTATTAAGCCCAGTAAGTAAAGTCACTTAAAACCTTTGAGATTTGCCGAcctgcattttcttttccacatttACCAAatacactcctcctccttctgttctGTCTTTTTACAGGTAGTCTTTtacctgtgactgtgtttgacAGACACAGTCTGCGGGTTCTCTTTCACTTTGCCCGTGACTCACCTCCATTTCGCCCCGATGTGCTGGTGGTGATCATCTCCATGTTGTCCTCTGCCCCTGTCCCTGTCTCCAACATTAATTTTGAGACTACAGCTCCAAAGGTGAGCCGTGAGCAAGCCCAGGGTCTTTGTCTCCTGTTGCATACACTGTGGGGACCTACTGCTCTGACgtgtccctgctccaacacacctgattcaaatggccTGATAACAACccactcatttgaatcaggtgtgtcaaAGCAGGGCAGTGGGTATCAGCTATACTGTATCAGCAGCTGATTTTGGAAAGTGCAAAGTTAATCTTGTTAAAAACAGTATTGCTTATTCATCACTTGTCTCAGTAAAgaagcagtgtttgttttcatttatcatCTACAGTCCATGGCAGTGAAGCTGCAGCCGCCATCAGGGACAGAGCTCCCAGCTTTCAACCCCAtccttcctcctgctgctgtcacacagaTTCTGCTGCTGGCAAACCCAAACAAGGTAGGACGTAGTAAGATTTTTAACCCCAGACTTACAGTGTCTCTTTTTAAACCCAAAACTGCTCTTTAATGCTGAAAATATccatagaaagaaagaaagtaatcCCTTagatttgacaaataaatgacaatagAAAACTACTgaagaaggacaaaaaaagtcattctaAATTCTAAGAATTCTAAAATTCTTCTAGCAGTCAGTCTGGTAGTAGTCAAGATAAGCAGAAACCTTTCTGGAACAGATGAGGATTGGTAGTAGACACGCCCACATCGCTTAGTGTGACATTTCCAGAGATTCCTTCTGCTGTATTCTTAATTTCAGTTAACTCTGTATTTTCCAGCTGGCAAGAAAAGTTCTGGGGAATTTCCTGATTGACATTTATTGTGTTCACATTCAGCCTCTCTGGACAATTACAGTGCATGTCcctaaatactgtatattactgtaGTAGCTATGCTAAGTCTTTAGTTATGCCTCTTGTATCCCACTGAATTTATTTTACCCAGTAACAATTAAATTACAGAAGTTGTTTGTCCAGCCAATTGTCTCTGGCAGGGTTATTTACCTGTCTGCACTTCtgtcgtgtatgtgtgtgtgtgtctgtgtgcgtgcatgcatgccTGTGCGCTCCAGGAGAAGGTGCAGCTCCAGTACAGATTAACCTTCACCATGGGAGAGCAGGAGCACAGTGAGAGTGGCAGTCTAGAACAGTTTCCTTCTGCGGACACTTGGGGGAATCTATAGCATTCAGAAGCAACCACCATCAGACTGACTCTGCCTTCACACTTCAGCTTCCTTCCGACACAAACTCAACACTTTGCATAAGACCGGTTTTCTCTGTAATCACACGGTTCTTTCTGTGATTGGtcttgattgttttgtttggattACGCTCATGCTCTGtcagtgcagcagtgtgtgtgtgttatgcttTGCTCTCAATGAGTCTGTACGTAGCTGCTTTGAAACTACTTTCCCTGAGTTGTTGGGAGTCTACAAGCAGTGATatgaagagagaaaatgaccaGTGTGTGGAAATCTGCTCATTTGGTGCACTTGTTTCTTTAAATTCATTATCAGTTCTGTTTACCGTCATCTCTGCGCGCTCCATTTTCATAATTCAGCACACCACAAGGGAATGAACATGAGCATTACATAGACACagctcgattaatcgtttggtccataaaatatcagaaaaccttaaatgttgatcggtgctcgtcaaacctggacatgatgatgttctcaaatgtcttgttttgtccacaaaccaaaatgattgatttgttatccagagcaaagaaataaagaaaatattcatatttaagaagcttaaacaatcagaaatcttgttttaatcatgaaaaaagcttcaaaccgattaattgattatcaaaatagttgtcgattaatttagtaatcgattaatcgataaatcgtttcagctctaatcatATTCCCCTtttgacatctgtgtgtgatgagtgaataccgtttaatttttttttttacagtgagtCCTTTTTGATTTGCACAGAAAGATTTTTGATCTTATTTACAGTGCAAAAACGTATCAGTTGTGTGTTACCTGCCACATGTGCCTGTTTTGCAGTTCTAACATCAgttcattttgagtttttccaTCTACTAGGGGTCAATCATATTAGTTTTGTAGCCTGTCACCTATATTATAAGCTATATTCTTAATAtattcaaaacattttcatggGGATGATAGCTTAATTTATCTAATCTTTTCTTTAGCTTGTGATTTATATATGCAAACTGAGCTGCTCGGTGCAGTGTCTGTCTCAAACATGCCCAACACGTCTCCCACAGTCTGCGATGCATGTCAGCCATGCTGATCACTTCCTCCTCCCATAGGCTCCCAATCACATTCCACTGTACTACTCTCCAATATGACTGCTTTGTAAATACCAATGATTGCAGTTCTGTTGTGTACATTTGACTTGTGCAAAAGCATAACACTTAAAATATTCCAAATGGGtaataaagtttttttcttGGTGACCTGAAAATACACTCATTTACTCCTGCCACACCAACAAACTCCAGAACACAGAATTTAAAGCGACCACTGatttcagtgtcagtgatgTGAACAGAGTATCTGCTAATATAATGAAGAGTTTTATTAAACACGAGAAACAAACGGTACAAAGAGACGAGTGAGAAAAATCACTGCAGCTAAGACTCGACCACACTGCTGATTAACTGCATTACCTATGGCAGGTAGATAATTATTCACATCCaaacttaaatgtgaaaaaggctcatttacatgcatgttgtAACAAAAAGCCTCTGCAGATAAACTAAATATCCATGAAATTAAATGATCAACCTAAATCAGAACCTGAAGATTTGAACCCTTTCGTTCAAAATATATCAGGAtcccaatgttttttttactgtctaatctgaaaataaaacttaaagaCCAGTTTATATACAATAATTATCTTCAGCATGTACCTCTGGTACCTGATAGGAAAATCAGATAGTCCATAGAGAGAGTACACTGTAGAAGCCAACAAGACaagaacatttttcaacttttttcctCCAAGATAAATGTAACAGAAGAGCTTCTGTCAAACTAAATATGAAATGCTGCCACAAACGTTTGACCACTTCACAAACAATCTGAGAACCAGTCTACCTGTTTAAATGGGGATGAAATTAGTACATCACACTGAAGTGTTGCATTCTTGATTTGAATGTTGATGTGAACAAATAACAAAGACTTGACCCTAAAAATACCTTTCTGAATGATTTAGAAACGAATGGTGTAACAGGGTGCGGTGTGTATCTTATTATTCAACTTTAAGTACAGATGTAAACGCACATAAGTGAGCTATCTTATCTTCTGAGATCTGTCCCTTTGACCACGATCAGAAATGGTCAGGGAAACGTGTCGTTCTTTCGGCAGTGTGAAGGCAAATGTGTACGTCTGCTCACTCATAATAAACCAACCCTGTGACTGGATCTCTGAAGACTCAGGTTCATATCAGATGAACAGCATCTGTGTCACACTGATCACGTTACTTTCTacctgagggaggaggaggaggaggtggcggcgGAGGAGCAAACTGGAATGGCGAGTGCCCCATTAGGCCCATCATGGGCTGGAGAGGGTTGAACTGCTGGGACATGAGAGGCTGGGGAGCAGATGGTGGAGGCGGGCCCTGTCCAACTCCACTGCCCCCTGAACCAGAGGTTCCCCTGGAGCTGCCATACTGCCCACTGCTGCTCCCGTTACTCTGGTACTGGTCATAGGAGTTGGAGTTGGAGCTGGAGCCATAACTGCGTCTTCCGTCTCTGCTGCTGCGATCTCtgtatgaggaggaggaggaggaggaggagcggtcGCTTGCCCGGCTGCCTGCACCGCGACTTTCTCGGCCATCACGACTATAGTTGCTGCCACTACGACTGCTTTTGGAGCCACCAACAGAACGCATTCTCCGATCACACTCGTCCTGATACATCAGGTTGGGATTGTTAGAGCTGGAGGTGCCACGAAAACGGGATCGGCCTCCTGGAAACAGAgcaggtaaaaaataaatggggTGAATTTACATCCAATTCTAGGTCTACTCTAAAATATTTATTCTGCTCACTTTTTTTGCCCTGTCATTTGAGATCTTACTtatcatgcattcattcattcattaaacaagCACTAGCCTAAATAAGCCCCGCCCTTTTCTGATAGAGAATGAGCTCCGTTTCCGGCTGCAACTTCCTGCGCACCTTGATCGTGCCAAACACTGGTACTGATGAGATTAACTATTTCGGTATTTAAATTTGATACCGAAAGATGACACATTTCTGATTCCATGTACTAAGGGGGATTCAAAAAAAGTATTGGTGTTAGATACCCAGCTTGAGTTTTTCAGCAGAACTCGTCACTcacctcctccacttcctccacgCCCAGTGTCAACCAGCTGCAGCAGTTTGGGGTTGATAGCCTGTCGGGCCTCCTCCAGCACCCGGATCAGCTCACGGGCCTGGCGAAGGTTCCCTGGAGTGAAGAAGGTGTAAGCAGTGCCTTTGTTAGTGCTGCGGGCCGTGCGGCCGATGCGATGGATGTAGTCCTCTGATGAATTGGGATAGTCATAATTGATGACAAACTTGACGTCCTCCACATCTTGACATTTGTGGCAGCGTTGGTGTGATGGGATAGAAAAGATGAAAGCAAAAGTTAGAACAAAATCGACACCAGTTGAGAACTGAATCAATCAGTCAAGTCCATTACTTCATTTTACCTTTTGTGCTTATGAAACCAGGAACATTCTGACAGACAATACCTGAATGATACCCACAGTTCATCACTTACCTGTCATCTGAGCAACCATTTGAGTAATATACGTTAAGAAAACTTATTTACTTACCATGCCAATTACATTGTAAAGTAAGTACTTGCACACAGGCAAATGGGTAACATAAGGAAAAGTGCTAATGAAAAGGTAACAgagaaatttaaattaaattcaaagaaATTGTGAGCCATGATTAAATCCTAAATCCTAGTTTTCCTGCATAAAAGACAGATTTTAGTTCAGCAAAACTGATGAATGGATTAAACGCAGGAACCATCTGAGGAAAGTAATTTCTTTGAGGACAAATTAGGTCTGTTTCTCATTACGATTGGCAAAGGGCTCAGAAACACTGctcatgacacaaaaacaagactcATTTTGGAAGCATTATGACAAAGGCTGGAAAtggggaaggggggggggggTTGAGGTAAAGTACGTACCCTGCATGAGAGATTTAGTGATTTACAAAGTAACCACCTACCCATCACCAGTCCTGGGAGGTCTGCAGGGGCAGGAGGAGAGCACACGGGACAAAAGAAGTCCCTTCTCCAACCTCGCCACTCCTCCACCACACTCCCAAAGCTGGAAACTGTCTTGGCCACAGGTTCAGCTGTATTGTGCTGGCATGTGGTGCTACTTCTTCATATCCCCGGGCTTTAAGTGACCCAGGGACAATATAGCTGCTTTATGTTATTCGTAGTGAGAAGTGATGGATGGAGATGGCCTTTACCGAATTATTTCCTTTATCGTCATGGTCTTTGTTAGAGACTCTGACATTTCTTGCATTGGTCGGTAATAGTGACAAGTCATTTCTAGTCGAGATGTGAGGCAGTGGAGTGGCAGACGTTCTAATGAGTCCAAAAATCTCTCGGGTAACTTCCAAACGCAGTGATATTGAGCCCAGATTTTCAAGTTTAGTAAAAAGAAACAGACACCAAGACCATGgtgtatgtgttttttagaGAGGAATATGGGAGTGGGCTCCCATaggttttgcttttcttttgtgGGTTTAGCAAGTCGTCAAGTGCTGGTAAATTGACATAACTAGTGGTCTAGTATGATGTAtacgaagaagaaaaaaataataaaaaagggacaaaatttGGAAACTGGTCTAAAGGAAACACAGGAGAGGACAAGGTAAGACACTGAAGTGGAGAGTGGTgaaaagaggcagagaaaaaaGATGAGAAAGACTGAAACATTTGTGAAATTAGCAAAAGAGAGGGGAAAGATGAACAGGACAGGAAAGAGCAAAAGAGAAATGATGTTCAAGTGAGATAGAGTTAAGGTAGTAAAGACAGGACAGAAGGGTAACACgagtgaaagagagggaaatCGATTATAGAGAGGTGGCTCCTCCAGGCCAGGACTCCTGCCAGCCAGGACCAGACATGACGTCCGCAGAGGGAGAGGCCGGCCGGCACAGCCAGTGGTGGGGGGTGTCAGGGGCTGGCATCAGGGGGCAGTTTAGAGGGGAGCCTCCAGTATAGCCGTCCATGTCCAGCATTGGCTGCTTTCCACACTCACTTCCTGGCAgttgtctttttctctgtcttctGGTGACACACCACTGTAGCTGACTTTCACAGAACTTAAGCAGCATCTGTTTGAGCTTCAATTCTTCAGGGCAAATTAAATTTGTCCTGCAATGGGAAAATATTTTGTTGTCCAAACTTTGGTCATGGGAATGGAAACATATCTCCTCAAAGACTGTGCAGCAAAGTTTTCTTAGTCCATATCCCATCAGCATACATAAAGTTAGCATCAAAAGTCACTGGGTAAATCTGACAAACTACTTTGGAAATAGTGTGgtgtgtcactgtgatgatGACATGGCCTAGGGTGGCCACCCTCAGCCACACCCCCGTCTTTGCCCTCTCATCTGACAGCTGCCCCCAACTCTAGGATCAAATTTGGAAGCCCAGCACCATCCTGCACTTGACCCCTCTCCCTGATGCCCAGGGAGCCAGTGTCCTGGAAGGGGGAAGAGTTTTGTTTGTGGGCACTGTTCTAGGTTTTCAGAAGAGATGGCTGTGTCTGGGACTGATTAATCAGGCCGTCTCTCTCCCCAAGTCAGCTTTCGATATGTCATGCCTAGGTCCGGCTGCAGGCTCCCGAGGGCCTGTGTGCTTCTAGTTGCCAGAAGAGAGACTtggaaacaaaacataaacaaaaacaaaatgaaaagaaaacaaatggacaTAGAATTAGGTTAAATGTTGATTGCCATCATGTAAGGGGCTACTTTACTAGCCTTGCCCCTTACATCTTCACACTTCATTCAACATCACTCTTATGTTCAGTGTTCCTCGGTGTTATCCAGCAGAACAGTGGCTCAAGTGTTCATAGGAAATCCTGCTTCAAATATGATACACTTTTTTTGTCAGAGAACCATCATATACTCTTTGTAAGAAAATCACTATGTGTCTGTGGTTGACTTTTGCTCATAAAtatgcattaaaaaaagtttgattaCTACACTAATCATTGTTCATATTATTCTACATGTCAAAtggttaaatgttttatatgttCACCATATCAGTGTATGGTTATACTGAGGAAGGTGTATGCTTCGTACTCAAGCACACAAGACATACCCAAACCACGTGAGGCCACATCAGTAGCAATGAGGATGGGAGCTTTGCCGCTACGAAACTCTGCATTTCAAAGACAAGAGGAGAAATGATCGTGGACGTGGGGGACAAAAAGTCTCTGTAGTTCAAATATCAGTGTGTTTGTCGTACCTGACAACACCCAGTCTCTCTCTGGCTGGCTTTTGTCGCCATGAATACACATCGCGGGCCATCTAAAACAACAATTGTCAGCTTTGATCATAAAATTACAAACAGCATGATGGAAACTGGACATACAAAACTCAACTATATACAACCATACTGAATCACAAGTGAGAGGATGAGTTAGTATTATCTAAGAAGGCTTTTCTGAGCAGGATCAGGAGAGGATTCACATGGGCTGGTTGAACTCACCCATCGCGCCTCATTCTGCGCGTAAGGTCATCACATCGTTTCTTTGTCTCAGCAAATATGATGgtc
It contains:
- the LOC122785204 gene encoding ADP-ribosylation factor-binding protein GGA1-like isoform X1 — protein: MAAPPDVESLESRINKATNPLNRDTDWISIHAFCYQLNNELEGPQLATRLLAHKIQSPQEWEAMQALLVLETCMKNCGKRFHSEVGKFRFLNELIKVVSPKYLGSRSPEPVKKKVLELIYSWTLGLPEEAKISDAYQMLKKQGIIKQDPELPPDKLLNLPPPRPKNAIFEDEEKSKTLSRLLNSSHPDDLKAANNLIKEMVQEDQRRAEKVSKRVNAIHEVKESVSLLTQLLQDYDSTASNQSNAELLQDLYQRCEKMRPTLFRLASDTEDNDEALAEILQANDSLTHVINLYKQQVKGEIVNGNNTLNTQKQTGGTALLDLSGLDTSPQSPPSFPEFPTPTDSLNAPSQEMGISLLDDELMSLGLSEGTHTSNPASQPEDSTAWDSFQSSESIEADVPAVPSLLLSPEPPSLSQPLSSGSTPVNSALDELDLLGKTLLQQSMPPEGLQVKWDKQQCKPTLRDLQSKSGPNVTPNPIPVFSSEHAVPLNSQSSLGTTLLDISQTHTETPSAEITLTDVFVPLESIKPSSLLPVTVFDRHSLRVLFHFARDSPPFRPDVLVVIISMLSSAPVPVSNINFETTAPKSMAVKLQPPSGTELPAFNPILPPAAVTQILLLANPNKEKVQLQYRLTFTMGEQEHSESGSLEQFPSADTWGNL
- the LOC122785204 gene encoding ADP-ribosylation factor-binding protein GGA1-like isoform X2 — translated: MAAPPDVESLESRINKATNPLNRDTDWISIHAFCYQLNNELEGPQLATRLLAHKIQSPQEWEAMQALLVLETCMKNCGKRFHSEVGKFRFLNELIKVVSPKYLGSRSPEPVKKKVLELIYSWTLGLPEEAKISDAYQMLKKQGIIKQDPELPPDKLLNLPPPRPKNAIFEDEEKSKTLSRLLNSSHPDDLKAANNLIKEMVQEDQRRAEKVSKRVNAIHEVKESVSLLTQLLQDYDSTASNQSNAELLQDLYQRCEKMRPTLFRLASDTEDNDEALEILQANDSLTHVINLYKQQVKGEIVNGNNTLNTQKQTGGTALLDLSGLDTSPQSPPSFPEFPTPTDSLNAPSQEMGISLLDDELMSLGLSEGTHTSNPASQPEDSTAWDSFQSSESIEADVPAVPSLLLSPEPPSLSQPLSSGSTPVNSALDELDLLGKTLLQQSMPPEGLQVKWDKQQCKPTLRDLQSKSGPNVTPNPIPVFSSEHAVPLNSQSSLGTTLLDISQTHTETPSAEITLTDVFVPLESIKPSSLLPVTVFDRHSLRVLFHFARDSPPFRPDVLVVIISMLSSAPVPVSNINFETTAPKSMAVKLQPPSGTELPAFNPILPPAAVTQILLLANPNKEKVQLQYRLTFTMGEQEHSESGSLEQFPSADTWGNL